The Leptospira montravelensis genome includes the window CTAGTTCGTTATGCGAAATTTCCGGACGCTTTAAATTGCGTAAAATGCGAGCGTCCGTGCTCGCAAAAAAGGCAAAAAGTAGTTGTTACCAATTCGGGAACAAGCTTCTATTGATTTGTGAGGGTTATTTCAAGAAAGATACTAAGAGATTTCTACTCTATTCCTAAATACTCTGACTCTAAAATCCCTATAGAAGTTTGGTTTAAGGACACTTCCAGAGCCAGTTGGAAATCGCCTTCTGATATCAAAGATAAATACAGAAATGCTA containing:
- a CDS encoding type II toxin-antitoxin system HigB family toxin, whose protein sequence is MRVISRKILRDFYSIPKYSDSKIPIEVWFKDTSRASWKSPSDIKDKYRNASFLKDNRIVFNIHGNKYRLIVKIHYNLQTVFIRFIGTHEQYDKINAEAI